In Idiomarina sp. PL1-037, a single genomic region encodes these proteins:
- a CDS encoding cold-shock protein: MSNTVNGVVKWFNEAKGFGFIEQKGGADVFAHFSAIVSDGFKTLAEGQNVSFSVTQGPKGPQAENIQAI; encoded by the coding sequence ATGTCTAATACAGTAAACGGTGTTGTTAAGTGGTTTAACGAAGCAAAAGGTTTTGGTTTTATCGAGCAGAAAGGCGGCGCAGACGTATTCGCTCATTTCAGCGCGATTGTTAGCGACGGTTTCAAAACGCTAGCCGAAGGCCAAAACGTTTCTTTCTCAGTAACTCAGGGTCCTAAAGGTCCTCAGGCTGAGAATATCCAAGCAATTTAA
- a CDS encoding PepSY-associated TM helix domain-containing protein → MTQRQWFKLHGWCSLPIWILFCFICITGTIAVFSHELTWLFNENARAVNPEGLPAQPVSELVATVKDQFPTANVTTVMAFEPYIINAVIFSTENIPTGIAYVNQYTGEIQEVNQGITFINFMRSLHSWLLFPWQDGYSVGYYLVSAMSFVMIGALVTGLVIYKRFWRAYSQPKIRTEQGKKTLLTDLHKHGGAWSIWFLIVMSLTGLWYFTQQVLWHADIDIEEHAPLVEVSDIPLGEKAQPPVSFEDALLIAERRFPDIRPSFIMMPEHNRDMFKIVGGGDFIFYDQYSYRLDINPWNGEVARAVSPDNMNTLQTIQHIVDPLHYGTIGGIWTKIIWFIFGLILSAMSITGFMIWGSRTMKAAKAKRTPLQESLQNEGAN, encoded by the coding sequence ATGACACAAAGGCAATGGTTTAAATTACATGGGTGGTGCTCGCTACCAATATGGATCCTGTTTTGCTTTATCTGCATTACCGGCACCATCGCTGTATTCAGTCATGAGCTAACCTGGCTGTTTAACGAAAATGCGCGTGCGGTTAATCCTGAAGGTTTGCCGGCTCAGCCTGTATCAGAGCTGGTTGCTACCGTCAAAGACCAGTTCCCAACGGCCAACGTTACGACAGTAATGGCTTTCGAACCCTACATTATTAATGCTGTCATTTTTTCAACCGAAAACATTCCTACCGGTATTGCCTATGTAAACCAGTACACCGGCGAAATTCAGGAAGTTAATCAGGGCATCACTTTTATTAACTTTATGCGCTCACTGCACAGCTGGTTACTATTCCCCTGGCAAGACGGCTACAGCGTTGGTTACTATTTAGTGTCCGCCATGTCCTTTGTCATGATTGGCGCTCTGGTTACCGGCCTGGTTATCTATAAGAGGTTCTGGCGCGCCTACTCGCAACCTAAAATTCGTACCGAGCAAGGCAAAAAAACTTTGTTAACCGACTTACACAAGCACGGCGGCGCCTGGTCCATTTGGTTCCTAATTGTTATGAGTTTAACTGGCCTCTGGTACTTTACACAGCAAGTGCTCTGGCACGCAGACATTGATATTGAAGAACACGCTCCTCTGGTTGAAGTATCTGACATTCCCCTGGGTGAAAAAGCACAGCCACCGGTGTCTTTTGAAGATGCTTTACTCATAGCAGAACGGCGTTTTCCCGATATCCGCCCCAGCTTCATTATGATGCCGGAACATAACCGCGACATGTTTAAAATTGTGGGCGGCGGCGACTTTATATTTTACGATCAGTATTCCTATCGCTTGGATATTAATCCATGGAACGGCGAGGTAGCCCGAGCGGTTTCACCCGACAACATGAATACGCTGCAAACCATTCAGCATATTGTTGATCCGTTGCACTACGGCACCATTGGCGGTATTTGGACCAAAATCATTTGGTTTATTTTCGGACTGATCTTGTCCGCCATGTCCATTACCGGATTTATGATTTGGGGTTCTCGCACGATGAAAGCGGCAAAAGCCAAACGCACACCATTGCAAGAGTCGCTACAGAATGAAGGAGCTAATTAA
- a CDS encoding TonB-dependent siderophore receptor — MKIQKTILAASILAALASTSSYAQEEKQEKTQEEMMETINVSSRGLISYVSATGSKSDTPIIETPLSVSVLTEARIQDLGAVTVQDAIGYVAGLYNGPFGVDTRGDWAKIRGVAPVQYLDGLKSLFGNYNNVRVNPYSLGQIEVLKGPSSVLYGQGSTGGIINLVSKRPKAETEGQFWAQLGNYSRKQVAGDITGALNDDASLTGRFVGLYRDSDTQTDYVPDNSLVLNPSLSWHASEDTKITLIGNIQRNESGSSTQFFPWQGTLLPNEFGQIDSSTFVSEPGFDKYETEQDALTTIIEHDINLDWRVRFASRYSDSNADYNTMYSANWPPQFEEDNRSFERYAYIYDNDSESWTSDIQLHGSVMTGSVSHELVFGLDFQDARTDSDRAVGYGGVIDLYDPMYGQVENLPTQDDVVDAPSLTNQQLGLYAQDNMRIDDKWLISAALRRDRATNNPANSSATEQYSTTGRLGFMYLMDKGISPYISYSESFSPVIGRDAYDNPFVPIEGEQWEAGVKYQPHGTEHLLTASVYQIKEKNRKTPVQDDAAPDPGGQVQVGEAEIEGVELEAQLAWESLDVYASYAYTDAVISKSNRLGEDGATLSATPDQQASVWATYRPDNWNGFKIGAGVRYVGNTSDGSAYVEQNGVVLNDPLETPSYTVFDAMIGYNWDNYSVSLDVDNLTDKTVITSCLSRGDCFYGQQRTIMANFRYNF, encoded by the coding sequence ATGAAGATTCAAAAAACTATACTGGCGGCTAGTATTCTGGCCGCCCTGGCTTCCACCAGCAGCTACGCACAAGAAGAAAAACAAGAGAAAACTCAGGAAGAGATGATGGAAACCATCAATGTCAGCTCTCGCGGACTTATCTCTTACGTTAGTGCTACTGGCTCCAAATCTGACACACCAATTATTGAAACGCCTTTATCGGTTTCGGTTCTGACCGAAGCTCGTATCCAGGACTTAGGCGCTGTTACCGTGCAGGATGCTATCGGTTATGTGGCAGGCTTATATAACGGTCCATTTGGTGTGGATACCCGCGGTGATTGGGCGAAAATTCGTGGCGTTGCGCCGGTTCAGTATCTTGATGGCCTTAAGTCTCTGTTTGGTAACTACAATAACGTTCGCGTTAACCCTTATTCCCTTGGCCAAATTGAAGTTTTAAAAGGACCCAGCTCTGTTCTTTACGGACAAGGTTCTACCGGCGGCATTATTAACTTAGTGAGTAAACGTCCGAAGGCAGAAACCGAAGGTCAGTTCTGGGCGCAGTTAGGTAATTATTCCCGTAAGCAAGTTGCCGGCGACATTACTGGCGCATTGAACGATGATGCTTCATTAACCGGCCGCTTCGTCGGGCTATACCGTGACAGCGATACGCAAACCGATTACGTTCCGGATAACAGCCTGGTACTGAACCCGTCGTTAAGCTGGCATGCCTCTGAAGACACAAAAATCACCCTTATCGGTAATATTCAGCGCAATGAGTCCGGTTCCAGCACGCAATTTTTCCCGTGGCAGGGAACCTTGTTACCGAACGAATTTGGCCAAATTGACAGCTCTACTTTTGTATCAGAACCTGGTTTTGATAAATACGAAACTGAACAAGACGCCTTAACCACAATTATAGAGCATGATATTAACTTAGACTGGCGAGTCCGCTTTGCGAGCCGTTATAGCGACAGTAACGCTGACTACAACACTATGTACTCGGCTAACTGGCCTCCGCAGTTTGAAGAGGATAACCGCAGCTTTGAACGTTATGCGTACATTTACGATAACGATAGTGAAAGCTGGACTAGTGATATTCAGCTACATGGCTCTGTCATGACAGGCTCAGTATCTCATGAGTTAGTCTTCGGACTTGATTTTCAGGATGCCAGGACCGATTCGGACAGAGCAGTTGGTTATGGCGGAGTCATCGATCTTTACGACCCCATGTATGGCCAAGTCGAAAACCTTCCAACGCAGGATGATGTTGTCGATGCGCCGTCCCTAACAAATCAGCAGTTAGGCTTGTACGCACAAGATAACATGAGAATTGATGATAAATGGTTGATTTCTGCCGCTTTGCGTCGAGATCGCGCAACAAACAACCCGGCAAACAGTAGCGCCACTGAACAGTACTCAACCACGGGACGTCTTGGTTTTATGTACCTAATGGACAAGGGCATTTCTCCCTACATTAGTTACAGTGAGTCCTTTTCTCCAGTGATAGGAAGAGACGCTTACGATAATCCTTTTGTGCCAATTGAGGGGGAGCAATGGGAAGCCGGTGTAAAGTACCAGCCTCACGGCACTGAGCATCTTTTAACAGCATCCGTATATCAGATTAAAGAAAAAAATAGAAAAACCCCCGTTCAAGACGATGCAGCTCCCGACCCTGGTGGCCAAGTTCAAGTTGGCGAAGCTGAAATTGAGGGCGTTGAATTAGAAGCCCAGTTAGCCTGGGAATCTCTGGATGTCTACGCTAGTTACGCTTATACCGATGCTGTAATTTCGAAAAGTAACAGACTAGGTGAAGATGGCGCAACGTTGTCAGCGACGCCGGATCAGCAAGCATCTGTCTGGGCAACTTACCGTCCTGATAATTGGAACGGCTTTAAGATAGGTGCCGGTGTTCGTTATGTCGGTAATACTTCTGACGGCAGTGCGTATGTTGAGCAAAACGGCGTGGTACTCAATGATCCACTAGAAACTCCAAGCTATACCGTGTTTGACGCTATGATCGGATACAACTGGGACAACTACAGCGTGAGCCTGGATGTGGACAACCTGACCGATAAAACTGTTATTACTTCGTGCTTGTCTCGTGGTGACTGTTTCTACGGACAGCAACGCACTATTATGGCGAACTTCCGTTATAACTTTTAA
- a CDS encoding nucleoside deaminase, with translation MTHINSYLLRCVELAEEALTAGDAPFGSVLVDEYGRVLKEDRNRVNSVDKTYHPEIELARWAAQNLSSKQRQNTIMYTSGEHCPMCSAAHGWAGLGRVVFIHSTQHLVRWYQEFGRNHSRVNQLPFNSVVPEIQVDGPVEELLPRMYELHKRHVESE, from the coding sequence ATGACCCACATAAATTCCTATTTGTTACGCTGTGTTGAATTGGCCGAAGAGGCTTTAACGGCCGGAGATGCTCCTTTTGGTTCGGTTTTAGTCGATGAATATGGGCGTGTTTTAAAAGAAGACAGAAACCGTGTTAATTCAGTCGATAAAACCTATCATCCCGAAATTGAACTCGCCCGATGGGCTGCACAAAACCTGTCGTCAAAGCAACGACAGAATACAATAATGTACACTTCTGGGGAGCATTGCCCAATGTGCTCCGCAGCACACGGCTGGGCCGGTTTGGGTCGAGTGGTCTTCATTCATTCAACTCAGCATTTGGTTCGCTGGTATCAGGAGTTTGGACGTAACCACTCTCGTGTTAATCAGTTGCCCTTTAATTCAGTGGTTCCCGAAATACAAGTGGACGGGCCTGTAGAAGAGCTGTTGCCAAGAATGTATGAGCTGCATAAGCGCCACGTAGAAAGCGAATAG
- the ctlX gene encoding citrulline utilization hydrolase CtlX: MSQSSDTVVMVRPHHFFSNPETMDDNAFQSIAEQGVNVAQAAYDEVTKAVEQLQSKGVKVHLFEDTGTETPDSVFPNNWFSTHSTGEFVLYPMYCNNRRKERRADIINFLLETYGYDPILDISALEQEEVFLEGTGSVVFDYDNKLAYAARSKRMDENALKQLSGQLGYQPIAFDAISSDGKPVYHTNVLMAVGSHFVMACVDMIRDAQQQQQFVRSVKNSGKALVLLTEQQIRNFAGNTLEMGGNGRKLLAISETAFRSLKAEQIQQLEQWVELLPIAVPTIELGGGSIRCMLAQVFPKT; encoded by the coding sequence ATGAGTCAGTCGTCTGATACCGTCGTTATGGTGCGTCCGCATCACTTTTTTTCTAACCCTGAAACGATGGATGATAATGCTTTCCAATCGATAGCAGAGCAAGGCGTAAACGTTGCTCAGGCGGCTTACGATGAAGTCACAAAGGCTGTAGAGCAGTTGCAGAGTAAAGGCGTTAAAGTTCACTTGTTTGAAGATACCGGCACAGAAACACCCGACTCAGTTTTCCCAAATAACTGGTTTAGTACTCACAGTACCGGAGAGTTTGTGCTGTACCCTATGTATTGCAATAATCGCCGTAAGGAACGCCGAGCAGACATTATCAACTTTTTGCTAGAAACTTATGGGTATGACCCAATACTCGACATTAGTGCATTAGAGCAAGAAGAAGTTTTCCTGGAAGGCACTGGTTCGGTGGTTTTTGATTACGATAATAAATTGGCCTACGCAGCTCGCTCAAAAAGAATGGATGAGAACGCGCTGAAGCAATTGAGTGGGCAGTTGGGTTACCAGCCAATTGCTTTTGATGCCATTAGCAGTGACGGTAAGCCGGTGTATCACACTAATGTGCTTATGGCGGTTGGGAGTCACTTTGTTATGGCTTGCGTGGATATGATACGTGATGCTCAGCAACAACAGCAGTTTGTCCGATCAGTTAAAAACTCGGGCAAAGCCTTAGTGCTATTAACCGAACAACAGATAAGAAATTTTGCAGGCAATACACTAGAAATGGGGGGTAACGGTCGCAAACTTCTCGCTATTTCGGAAACGGCTTTCCGTTCATTAAAAGCAGAACAAATCCAGCAACTGGAACAATGGGTTGAGCTATTGCCAATAGCGGTTCCCACCATAGAACTTGGCGGTGGCTCTATTCGTTGTATGTTGGCACAGGTGTTTCCAAAGACCTAA
- a CDS encoding epoxyqueuosine reductase QueH yields the protein MARNKKESIVLETPTGSDHVLLHSCCAPCSGEVMERMAEAGIKFTIFFYNPNIHPEKEYLLRKEENIRFAEKLGVDFIDCDYDSKNWFERVKGLEWEPERGERCTECFDMRFERTALYAHENGFDTITSCLGISRWKNMDQINDCGKRAVAPYPGLHYWTFNWRKQGGAARMVEIAKRERFYQQEYCGCVYSLRDMNRWRLKNGRDRIEIGVQYYTNE from the coding sequence ATGGCTAGAAACAAGAAAGAATCCATTGTTTTGGAGACTCCGACGGGGTCTGATCACGTGCTGCTGCATTCTTGCTGCGCGCCATGTTCAGGTGAGGTTATGGAGCGCATGGCGGAAGCTGGCATTAAATTTACCATCTTCTTCTATAATCCGAATATTCACCCGGAAAAAGAGTATCTGCTGCGTAAAGAAGAGAACATCCGCTTTGCTGAAAAGCTGGGTGTGGACTTTATTGACTGCGATTACGACTCTAAAAACTGGTTCGAACGGGTTAAAGGCCTGGAGTGGGAACCGGAGCGCGGTGAGCGTTGCACCGAATGCTTCGATATGCGCTTTGAGCGTACAGCGTTGTATGCTCATGAAAACGGTTTTGACACCATTACCAGTTGTTTAGGTATTTCGCGCTGGAAAAACATGGACCAGATTAACGACTGCGGTAAGCGCGCGGTAGCGCCATACCCAGGTTTGCATTACTGGACCTTTAACTGGCGTAAACAAGGCGGCGCGGCGCGTATGGTGGAAATTGCCAAACGTGAACGTTTTTATCAGCAGGAATATTGTGGCTGTGTGTACTCATTACGAGACATGAACCGCTGGCGCCTGAAAAATGGCCGTGATCGCATAGAAATAGGCGTTCAATACTACACCAACGAATAA
- a CDS encoding TonB-dependent siderophore receptor encodes MKAFARNLVATTVASVLLSSAAVAAQNEDSAEKNEQQAEAQEKIFEHIKVTGSSLDQATTATGLPLTLRQTPQSISIIDRTFIDSFSLDSVADVMQFAPGIQAQQAETDRYFFRARGRDVTNFQFDGVPIAYNSFFSEALADSVIFERVEIVRGATGLLTGAGEPSAAINLIRKRPKYEDGGYASVGIGSWSNYRFEADHSQTLTEDGNVKARVAMAYEEGESYVDFSEKENTQIYAVVTADLSTQTRLTVGADYSQRNPKGSMWGALPLFYSDGTQADDLSVSTTTASPWNKWGRESTNIFAQLEHSFDNGWDIQMDVERREGEMDGHLLYFAFFPDKATGKSPDPDFQPSPNHYVSDREQTSFRILASGPFELFGREHQLTAGALYAEQDVNATSYGITDTIIVPSLFDWGNGVPRPNFSDTPAYTTLESHTQEGVYAAAQFSLTDEFTAIIGNRLTNYDSLSESPWATSDYENSSVNTPYVGLVYEVTDIISTYASYTEIFQPQNAFNVDGELLGPIEGSNSEIGIKGDFFNEALSASFAVYKVKEDNLAINDPNNTDPLPGTTVFPSIGVDGAESEGYELELNGKPTDALNIFFSYTHNESTDRDGSDYAPYLAEDMVKASVLYTTSNALKLGVNANWQSDVSNPGIGPNGETFIRDSYTVVNGMANYNLGKNLDLSLNVNNIFDEKYYSSIDFYNQGFFGAERNFELSLKYAW; translated from the coding sequence ATGAAGGCATTCGCCAGAAATTTAGTAGCAACAACGGTAGCATCCGTGCTGTTAAGCTCCGCTGCTGTAGCAGCACAAAACGAAGATTCTGCTGAGAAAAATGAACAACAAGCAGAAGCTCAGGAAAAGATTTTTGAACATATTAAAGTTACTGGCAGTTCTTTGGATCAGGCGACTACGGCAACAGGTCTGCCGCTAACACTGCGTCAGACTCCACAGTCGATTTCTATTATTGATCGCACCTTTATAGACAGCTTCTCGCTCGACTCCGTTGCCGATGTTATGCAGTTCGCGCCGGGTATTCAGGCTCAGCAGGCAGAAACGGATCGCTATTTCTTCCGTGCCCGAGGCCGCGATGTAACCAACTTCCAGTTTGACGGTGTGCCTATTGCGTACAACAGCTTTTTTAGCGAAGCTTTGGCGGACTCCGTTATTTTTGAACGAGTTGAAATTGTGCGTGGCGCCACAGGCTTGTTAACAGGCGCCGGCGAACCTTCTGCTGCCATCAACCTTATTCGTAAGCGTCCTAAGTATGAAGATGGCGGTTACGCAAGCGTTGGTATTGGCTCCTGGAGTAACTACCGTTTTGAGGCTGACCATTCTCAGACATTGACGGAAGACGGCAATGTGAAAGCGCGAGTAGCAATGGCCTATGAAGAAGGCGAAAGCTACGTCGACTTTTCGGAGAAAGAAAATACTCAAATCTATGCGGTAGTAACAGCTGACTTAAGTACTCAAACACGTTTGACAGTGGGAGCTGATTACAGCCAACGCAACCCGAAAGGTAGCATGTGGGGTGCATTACCACTGTTCTATTCTGACGGCACTCAGGCTGATGACTTATCGGTGAGTACCACGACTGCATCTCCTTGGAATAAGTGGGGCAGAGAAAGCACGAATATATTTGCGCAACTAGAGCATTCGTTTGATAACGGCTGGGACATCCAAATGGATGTTGAACGCCGTGAAGGTGAGATGGACGGCCACTTGCTTTATTTCGCATTTTTCCCAGATAAGGCAACGGGTAAGAGTCCAGATCCCGACTTTCAGCCATCACCTAATCATTACGTTTCAGACAGAGAGCAAACCTCATTCCGTATTCTGGCTTCCGGCCCATTCGAATTATTTGGCCGCGAGCACCAGTTAACGGCAGGTGCTCTCTATGCTGAGCAAGATGTTAATGCAACTTCTTATGGTATTACTGATACCATAATAGTTCCTAGCCTGTTCGACTGGGGAAATGGGGTTCCACGTCCCAACTTTAGCGATACGCCTGCGTACACTACGTTAGAATCACATACTCAGGAAGGCGTTTACGCTGCTGCTCAGTTTAGTTTAACGGACGAATTTACCGCGATAATTGGTAATCGTTTAACCAACTACGATTCATTGTCTGAGTCACCCTGGGCAACAAGTGACTACGAAAACTCAAGCGTCAATACGCCATACGTTGGTTTGGTTTACGAGGTTACCGACATTATTTCTACGTACGCCAGCTATACTGAAATTTTCCAGCCCCAAAATGCATTTAACGTTGATGGTGAGTTGCTCGGTCCAATTGAAGGGTCTAATTCTGAAATTGGTATTAAAGGTGACTTCTTTAACGAAGCGCTTTCTGCCAGCTTTGCTGTTTATAAAGTTAAGGAAGATAACTTAGCAATCAATGACCCTAATAATACCGACCCTCTGCCAGGCACCACCGTTTTCCCTTCTATTGGAGTGGATGGCGCAGAAAGCGAAGGTTATGAGCTGGAGCTTAACGGTAAGCCAACAGATGCGCTGAATATTTTCTTCAGTTATACGCATAACGAATCGACTGATCGCGACGGTTCAGATTACGCACCTTACTTGGCGGAAGATATGGTGAAAGCCAGCGTGCTTTATACGACCTCCAATGCTTTAAAGCTTGGTGTTAATGCAAACTGGCAAAGTGATGTATCTAACCCGGGGATTGGCCCTAATGGTGAAACCTTTATTCGGGACAGCTATACAGTTGTAAACGGTATGGCGAATTACAACTTAGGTAAGAACTTAGATCTAAGCCTGAACGTCAACAATATCTTTGACGAAAAGTACTATTCAAGCATCGACTTTTATAACCAGGGTTTCTTTGGCGCAGAGCGTAATTTTGAGCTAAGTCTTAAATACGCTTGGTAA